One Methanococcus voltae genomic region harbors:
- a CDS encoding formylmethanofuran dehydrogenase subunit B, giving the protein MVKVVKNVVCPFCGTLCDDIEVLVEDGHIVGTRNACRIGNAKFMHYEGSVRYDSPLMRENKKDEFKKVDYETAIEETARLLVESKLPLIYGWSSAECHAQQLGVLLGEKVNGVLDNTASVUHGPSLLAVQDVGYPVATLGETKNRADTVLFWGSNPMHAHPRHMSRYSVFARGFFRERGRKDRQMIVVDPRKTDTAKLADVHLQVEPHKDYELVSAMRAALKGFKIESDYVAGIPTETVYEAVDLCKNAQFGTLFFSMGVTMSRGKHRIIDNAIQLIVDLNAHTKFSLMPMRGHYNVNGFNQVSTWITGYPYGVDFSRGYPRYNPGETASNDLLQRGETDMMLNIASDPGAHFPQKALQHMVKIPLVCIDPHQTPTSELANIVMPTALTGVEVSGTAYRMDGVPIELRKVVDVPEGLLSDAEIISGLLKEVKKME; this is encoded by the coding sequence ATGGTAAAAGTGGTTAAAAACGTAGTATGTCCATTTTGTGGAACTCTATGTGACGATATTGAAGTTCTTGTAGAAGATGGTCATATCGTAGGTACAAGAAACGCTTGTAGAATCGGAAATGCTAAATTTATGCATTATGAAGGTTCTGTAAGATACGATAGTCCTTTAATGAGAGAAAATAAAAAGGACGAATTCAAAAAAGTAGACTATGAAACAGCCATCGAAGAAACCGCAAGGCTTCTTGTAGAATCAAAACTTCCATTAATCTATGGATGGAGTTCTGCAGAATGTCACGCTCAACAATTGGGTGTACTATTAGGCGAAAAAGTTAATGGCGTGTTAGATAACACCGCGAGTGTATGACACGGACCATCATTATTGGCAGTACAAGACGTAGGCTATCCTGTAGCCACATTAGGGGAAACTAAAAACAGAGCTGACACAGTTCTATTCTGGGGTAGCAATCCAATGCACGCTCACCCTAGACATATGAGTAGATACTCAGTATTTGCAAGAGGGTTCTTCCGTGAGAGAGGAAGAAAAGACAGACAAATGATCGTTGTCGACCCAAGAAAAACAGATACTGCAAAATTAGCAGATGTTCACCTTCAAGTTGAACCTCATAAAGATTATGAACTTGTAAGTGCTATGAGGGCAGCTTTAAAAGGCTTCAAAATTGAATCTGATTACGTAGCAGGAATTCCTACGGAAACAGTTTACGAAGCTGTGGACCTTTGTAAAAATGCTCAATTTGGTACATTATTCTTCTCAATGGGTGTAACCATGAGTAGAGGAAAGCACAGAATTATCGATAACGCTATTCAGTTAATCGTTGATTTAAATGCACACACCAAATTTAGCTTAATGCCTATGAGAGGTCACTATAACGTTAACGGATTTAACCAAGTTAGCACTTGGATAACTGGTTACCCATACGGTGTAGACTTCTCAAGAGGATATCCAAGATACAACCCTGGAGAAACCGCTTCAAATGACTTGTTACAGAGAGGAGAAACCGACATGATGCTAAACATTGCGTCAGACCCTGGTGCACACTTCCCTCAAAAAGCTTTGCAGCACATGGTTAAAATCCCATTGGTATGTATCGACCCTCACCAAACACCTACATCAGAATTAGCTAACATCGTTATGCCTACTGCATTAACCGGTGTTGAAGTTTCAGGTACCGCATATAGAATGGATGGTGTACCAATTGAACTTAGAAAAGTTGTAGATGTTCCTGAAGGCTTACTTTCAGATGCTGAAATTATCAGTGGGTTATTGAAAGAAGTTAAAAAAATGGAATAA
- a CDS encoding HisA/HisF family protein translates to MVILEIIPVLDVLGENAVHGKSGNRESYYPVESIICKSSNPVDLSNAYMSYGVKKIYIADLNAIIAKNQSEMTGKFLNIDSEKNLEIIKKIECDKIIDFGISTLFDYEYYKSFDFRNTKLIIGTETLVDLELLNKKDVILSLDFKNGELLSKGYNFKELIEKLNQNPDIPVIVLDISSVGTLKGLNYPLIEKVVKSIKNAVYVGGGVKNISDIDKCKSLGVSGVLIGTSLHNGTLNLKNLIEKY, encoded by the coding sequence GTGGTTATTTTGGAAATAATTCCTGTTTTAGATGTTTTAGGGGAAAATGCGGTTCATGGCAAAAGTGGAAATAGGGAATCATACTATCCTGTAGAATCAATTATTTGTAAATCCAGTAATCCAGTGGACTTATCAAATGCTTATATGTCATATGGTGTAAAAAAAATTTACATAGCAGATTTAAACGCAATTATTGCTAAAAATCAAAGTGAAATGACTGGTAAATTTTTAAATATAGATTCTGAAAAAAATTTAGAAATTATTAAAAAAATTGAATGTGATAAGATTATTGACTTTGGAATATCTACACTATTTGATTATGAATACTATAAGTCTTTTGACTTTAGGAATACAAAATTAATCATAGGTACTGAAACACTTGTTGATTTGGAACTTTTAAATAAAAAAGACGTAATATTAAGCTTAGATTTTAAAAATGGAGAATTATTAAGCAAAGGCTATAATTTTAAGGAATTGATTGAAAAATTAAACCAAAATCCTGATATTCCCGTTATAGTATTGGATATTTCTTCTGTGGGCACCTTAAAAGGTTTAAATTATCCGTTAATTGAAAAAGTAGTAAAAAGTATTAAAAATGCGGTTTACGTAGGCGGAGGGGTTAAAAATATCTCCGATATAGATAAATGTAAATCTTTAGGGGTTTCTGGTGTTTTAATAGGAACTTCGTTGCATAATGGAACATTAAACTTAAAAAATTTAATTGAAAAATATTAA
- the comE gene encoding sulfopyruvate decarboxylase subunit beta codes for MLTRYQVLKILMEYVTDEYIISNIGIPSKELHDINDRSENFYMLGSMGLASSIGLGLALGKAYENDKKTIVIDGDGSVLMNMGSLSTIGYTKPKNMLLIIIDNCAYGSTGNQSTQCISTDLEMVAKGCKIDAKTLVKEKEIRKMFSELMNEKETKALVIKTRPHNEKVKNIELEPVVIKERFMGAVANK; via the coding sequence ATGTTAACAAGGTATCAGGTCCTAAAAATACTAATGGAATATGTAACAGACGAATACATAATATCCAACATAGGAATACCAAGTAAAGAATTACACGATATTAACGATAGAAGTGAAAACTTCTATATGCTTGGTTCCATGGGCCTAGCTTCTTCAATTGGACTTGGATTAGCATTGGGAAAAGCATATGAAAACGATAAAAAAACAATAGTTATCGACGGAGATGGGTCTGTTTTGATGAATATGGGTTCTTTATCCACGATTGGATATACAAAACCTAAAAATATGCTTTTAATCATTATCGATAATTGCGCATATGGCTCTACGGGTAATCAATCAACGCAATGTATAAGCACAGATTTGGAAATGGTAGCTAAAGGTTGCAAAATTGATGCTAAAACACTTGTAAAAGAGAAAGAAATAAGAAAAATGTTTTCTGAGCTAATGAATGAAAAAGAAACAAAAGCATTAGTTATAAAAACTCGTCCACACAATGAAAAAGTTAAAAATATTGAATTAGAGCCTGTAGTTATTAAAGAAAGATTTATGGGCGCTGTTGCAAATAAATAA
- a CDS encoding 4Fe-4S dicluster domain-containing protein translates to MKITINEEYCKGCDICIQVCPKDVYEKSKQLNKKGIYPPKPVNPNECTHCNLCVLQCPDQAIDVDLNAE, encoded by the coding sequence ATGAAGATTACAATAAACGAAGAATACTGTAAAGGTTGCGATATTTGTATCCAAGTATGTCCAAAAGATGTATATGAAAAATCAAAGCAATTAAATAAAAAAGGTATTTATCCTCCAAAACCTGTAAATCCAAATGAATGTACACATTGTAACTTATGCGTTTTACAATGTCCTGACCAAGCTATCGACGTAGATTTAAATGCAGAATAA
- a CDS encoding RNA-guided pseudouridylation complex pseudouridine synthase subunit Cbf5 — protein sequence MSMEREMLVKEESKTNYEFGTNPYNRDIKSLLETGIVIIDKPSGPTSHEVSAWVRDILRVSKAGHGGTLDPKVTGALPIALGNSTKCVPYWHIPPKEYVCIMRLHRDMKESKIGEKEILELFDNFIGKMYQRPPLKASVARKLRVRKIYELKLIEINDELNSVLFWVRCQSGTYLRKLVDDFGEALGVSAHMQELRRVKSGPFFEEEAIYLQDLVDEHIYWKETGDEQYIREIIKPVEYGLQHMPKVVIKDSAVNAICHGADLYANGITKIEKGIGPEELVLIETLKGEAVAIGKTLANTKTILKSDEEMVIDIERVIMDKNVYPKMWKSSKKKKF from the coding sequence ATGAGTATGGAAAGAGAAATGTTAGTTAAGGAAGAGTCAAAAACAAACTATGAGTTTGGGACTAATCCATATAATCGTGATATAAAATCCTTACTGGAAACGGGAATCGTGATAATCGATAAACCATCGGGTCCAACGTCTCACGAAGTTTCTGCATGGGTAAGGGATATTTTAAGAGTTTCAAAAGCTGGACACGGGGGTACACTTGATCCAAAAGTAACAGGTGCATTGCCTATTGCACTCGGTAATTCAACAAAGTGCGTACCGTACTGGCACATCCCTCCTAAAGAATATGTATGTATTATGAGATTACATAGGGATATGAAAGAATCAAAAATTGGCGAAAAAGAAATATTGGAGCTTTTTGATAATTTCATCGGAAAGATGTACCAAAGACCTCCCTTAAAAGCTTCTGTAGCAAGAAAGTTAAGAGTAAGAAAAATTTATGAGTTAAAACTTATAGAAATAAATGACGAATTGAATTCGGTGCTGTTCTGGGTAAGATGTCAATCAGGAACTTACTTAAGAAAATTAGTTGATGATTTTGGTGAGGCTTTAGGTGTCTCAGCACACATGCAGGAATTGAGGAGAGTTAAAAGTGGTCCATTCTTTGAAGAAGAAGCAATTTATTTGCAAGATCTTGTAGATGAACATATCTATTGGAAAGAAACTGGGGACGAACAATATATCCGTGAAATCATAAAACCTGTTGAATATGGTTTGCAACATATGCCAAAAGTTGTAATTAAGGATAGTGCAGTAAATGCAATATGCCACGGTGCAGACTTATATGCAAATGGTATCACTAAAATCGAAAAAGGTATCGGTCCAGAAGAATTGGTATTGATTGAAACATTAAAGGGTGAAGCTGTAGCTATTGGTAAAACTCTTGCAAATACCAAAACGATTTTAAAGTCTGACGAAGAAATGGTCATAGATATAGAAAGAGTAATTATGGATAAAAATGTATATCCTAAAATGTGGAAATCATCCAAAAAGAAAAAATTTTAA
- a CDS encoding GbsR/MarR family transcriptional regulator, with product MHCDNEKEEVKKTIMELFNEIARLTNLPKSMGEVYSAIYLSEKPLCMDDIIQTLKISKGNASTMIRRLEEIKAIKKVWVEGDRKNYYKISGVIPLMDLVFKRHEAVSNAYYKLNSLMDKDIDLETKEFTEKKLYGVIILKEISEKVMETLREYENIDYEELHKKLIENSKKKKEEIVK from the coding sequence ATGCATTGTGATAATGAAAAAGAAGAAGTTAAAAAAACAATTATGGAACTATTTAATGAAATCGCAAGGCTTACAAATTTACCAAAATCGATGGGAGAGGTCTATTCTGCCATATACTTATCTGAAAAGCCGTTATGTATGGATGACATTATACAAACCCTTAAGATAAGCAAAGGTAATGCAAGCACTATGATAAGGCGACTTGAAGAAATAAAGGCAATAAAAAAAGTTTGGGTAGAAGGAGATCGTAAAAACTACTACAAGATTAGCGGAGTTATTCCACTTATGGATTTAGTATTTAAAAGACACGAAGCTGTATCCAATGCTTATTATAAATTAAATTCCTTGATGGATAAAGATATTGACCTAGAAACTAAAGAATTTACGGAAAAAAAACTTTATGGAGTAATTATTCTTAAAGAAATTTCCGAAAAAGTTATGGAAACTCTCAGAGAGTATGAAAATATTGATTATGAAGAATTACACAAAAAATTAATCGAAAATTCTAAAAAAAAGAAAGAAGAAATAGTAAAATGA
- a CDS encoding MMPL family transporter: protein MIEEILKKIAGFSEKRPLLVVITILIMTIVMGSIASNIRMETAFEKMLPQDDEAIKTLYEVRDNFGGTDIVTTAIKIVPSESSEKVTDIRDPRVLELIDFLERDISSVEYVTSVSSPTDVFKEKNNGIIPNDIDTVNHIYNQIPEESQGKIFNNDYTMATLYITSDSGSDSIKNTQLITEIENRVKEAPIPPGTKVILTGTPSLRVLVSRLMNESQYITTVVGLLGVFLVLLFYFRNFLSSMMPLAPVILAVIWTGGSMTLLDIPLDFATTAIASLLLGLGIDYGIHLMHRYHEERKKGESIEEALETAVINTGTAVLATTATTTVGFGALILAPLPTMQNLGKSCSLGIIYCMLAVIILLPSLIVLNDKYIEPFNKKLISKIKFLKRE, encoded by the coding sequence ATGATTGAAGAAATACTTAAAAAAATAGCAGGATTTTCCGAAAAAAGACCGTTATTAGTGGTAATTACCATATTAATTATGACAATCGTCATGGGTTCTATTGCATCCAATATTCGGATGGAAACTGCATTTGAAAAGATGCTACCACAAGATGACGAAGCAATCAAAACACTCTATGAAGTTAGAGACAATTTTGGTGGAACTGATATAGTAACCACAGCTATTAAAATAGTCCCTTCGGAAAGTTCTGAAAAAGTTACAGATATTCGAGACCCGCGGGTCCTAGAGCTTATAGATTTTTTAGAACGGGATATAAGTAGTGTAGAGTACGTCACATCGGTATCTTCACCGACTGACGTATTTAAAGAAAAAAATAATGGCATAATACCCAATGATATCGATACGGTGAACCATATTTATAATCAAATACCTGAAGAATCTCAGGGGAAAATATTCAATAATGATTATACAATGGCCACACTATATATTACGTCAGATTCAGGTTCTGATTCAATCAAAAATACTCAACTAATTACTGAAATAGAAAATAGGGTTAAAGAAGCTCCGATACCTCCCGGAACTAAGGTAATATTAACGGGAACTCCATCTTTGAGAGTCTTAGTTTCAAGACTTATGAATGAAAGTCAATATATAACAACTGTTGTTGGTTTATTGGGCGTATTTCTAGTACTTTTATTCTACTTTAGAAATTTCTTATCCTCAATGATGCCATTAGCACCCGTAATATTAGCAGTTATTTGGACTGGAGGTTCTATGACATTATTAGACATACCCTTGGACTTCGCTACCACGGCTATTGCTTCATTGCTTTTAGGTCTGGGTATTGACTATGGAATTCACCTTATGCACCGTTACCATGAAGAGCGAAAAAAAGGAGAATCGATTGAAGAAGCCCTTGAAACAGCTGTTATAAATACCGGTACGGCAGTTTTGGCAACTACTGCTACTACAACGGTTGGTTTTGGTGCTTTAATACTTGCTCCGTTACCTACAATGCAAAACTTGGGTAAAAGTTGTTCTTTGGGTATAATATACTGTATGCTAGCGGTTATAATCCTATTGCCATCATTAATTGTGTTGAATGATAAATATATAGAACCGTTCAATAAAAAGCTTATATCAAAAATTAAGTTCTTAAAACGTGAATAA
- a CDS encoding COG1361 S-layer family protein encodes MNRILKMVSIIGLILLVINSCSALAIEEPETTPKVIHPGDDVDIWFKLNNNELLGDNERVEDVYVEINPSYPFELIQVNPSKGKVTYNYLEDGVSKDMHFKFHVDDDARSNEYKIDVNVKYYVVRYEDGDEEYRYSRSVSRSFYVTVYGDANFELSSEGDVLTPSKTEKIPITIQNKGTGSAKQVTFSVGNTEFVNPVETTKFYIGGMAASESTKTYISLHTDEKATEGSYSVPVTITWIDQEGLEKQDTINLGLIVKGDLMIGISNIITEPKEIKPKDTYVRIDASVSNNGHGEAKDINLELIANYPFRDSWSSSNIKNIGTLTSGASKSVTFYIDVDKDAKARHYEIPINVSYLDIFNKRHYEVEYIDIYVKPKPILELESDEITIENKKGNQVLLKIKNVGNEKAENVKITAVKNTAQPFDYPTKTDSVGTLDINDSGEGLLIIDVDNGVEKQYIINLEVRAVGDSDIGDKQVYISNIPLKINVINGHSELKFIGTIALILIVLGSGYYLLQKRKKKKDDEK; translated from the coding sequence ATGAACAGAATTCTAAAAATGGTTTCAATTATTGGATTAATACTATTGGTTATAAATTCTTGCTCTGCTTTAGCAATAGAAGAACCAGAAACTACCCCGAAAGTAATTCATCCGGGTGATGATGTAGATATATGGTTCAAATTAAACAATAACGAATTGTTAGGCGATAATGAAAGAGTAGAAGATGTTTACGTAGAAATAAATCCATCTTATCCTTTTGAATTAATACAGGTTAATCCTTCAAAAGGTAAAGTAACATATAATTACTTGGAAGATGGTGTTTCGAAAGATATGCACTTTAAATTTCACGTAGATGATGATGCAAGGTCTAACGAGTATAAAATAGATGTAAATGTAAAATATTATGTAGTAAGATATGAAGATGGCGACGAAGAATATAGATATTCAAGAAGCGTTTCAAGAAGCTTCTATGTCACAGTCTATGGAGATGCCAACTTTGAATTAAGCTCTGAAGGAGATGTACTTACACCATCTAAAACCGAAAAAATACCGATAACTATACAAAATAAAGGCACTGGTTCAGCAAAGCAAGTTACTTTTTCAGTAGGCAATACAGAATTTGTAAATCCTGTAGAAACGACCAAATTTTACATAGGCGGTATGGCAGCATCGGAAAGTACTAAAACATATATTTCGCTACATACTGATGAAAAAGCTACAGAAGGTTCTTATTCGGTGCCCGTAACCATAACTTGGATTGACCAAGAAGGTTTGGAAAAACAAGATACAATAAACTTAGGTTTGATTGTAAAAGGGGATTTAATGATTGGAATTTCCAATATAATCACAGAACCTAAGGAAATAAAACCTAAAGACACTTACGTTCGAATAGATGCTAGTGTTTCAAATAATGGACATGGTGAAGCAAAAGACATTAACTTAGAATTAATAGCCAATTACCCATTTAGGGACAGTTGGAGTAGTTCTAACATAAAAAACATTGGAACATTAACTTCAGGGGCTTCTAAATCTGTTACATTCTATATTGATGTAGATAAAGATGCAAAAGCTAGACATTACGAAATACCTATTAATGTGTCTTATTTAGACATATTTAACAAAAGACATTACGAAGTTGAATATATAGACATCTATGTAAAACCTAAACCAATATTAGAACTAGAATCTGATGAAATAACCATTGAAAATAAAAAAGGAAATCAAGTATTGTTAAAAATAAAAAACGTAGGTAATGAAAAAGCGGAAAATGTAAAAATTACCGCAGTTAAAAACACGGCTCAACCATTTGATTACCCCACAAAAACTGATTCCGTAGGTACATTGGATATTAATGATTCAGGAGAAGGTTTATTGATAATAGATGTAGATAATGGCGTTGAAAAACAGTACATTATAAATTTAGAAGTTAGGGCAGTAGGAGATTCGGATATTGGCGATAAACAAGTATATATTTCGAATATACCCTTAAAAATTAATGTAATTAACGGACATTCCGAACTTAAATTTATTGGCACAATAGCTTTAATTCTAATAGTTTTAGGCTCAGGATATTATTTACTGCAAAAAAGAAAAAAGAAAAAAGATGATGAAAAATAA
- a CDS encoding UbiA family prenyltransferase: MNILAYFELLRAKNCISASVGALISALIASNFQFTYLTELIIIFLVVFLICGYGNAINDIYDLEIDKVNKPERPIPSGRISLKSAKIFSVGIVVLGLILSFFNIYCTILAIFNAFILFMYAKKYKKNKIVGNILVGYLTGSVFLFGGIAVNNIYDISILFVSAMLAIWSREIIKDYEDIKGDELEGVMSLPIKNKSLSLKLATLLLILAILVSPIPYLIGIFGIYYLIGILVCDLLFVLAIYPIIKSKFGKKDVDAKKISKNIKLTMNLVLLSYIIGSIV, encoded by the coding sequence ATGAATATTTTGGCATATTTTGAGCTATTACGGGCTAAAAACTGTATATCTGCATCAGTTGGTGCTTTAATAAGTGCTTTAATAGCTTCGAACTTTCAATTTACCTACCTGACCGAATTAATCATAATATTTTTGGTTGTATTTTTAATTTGTGGCTATGGAAACGCTATTAATGATATTTACGACTTAGAAATTGATAAAGTAAACAAACCAGAACGTCCTATTCCTTCTGGCAGGATTAGTTTAAAATCTGCTAAAATATTTTCCGTAGGCATTGTTGTATTGGGGCTAATATTATCCTTTTTTAATATTTATTGCACTATTTTAGCAATATTTAACGCATTTATACTCTTTATGTATGCAAAAAAATATAAAAAGAACAAAATAGTTGGAAATATATTGGTAGGTTATCTTACAGGCTCAGTATTTTTATTTGGCGGAATTGCAGTAAACAATATTTATGATATAAGTATTTTGTTTGTAAGTGCTATGTTAGCAATTTGGTCTAGAGAGATTATTAAGGATTATGAGGATATTAAAGGAGATGAATTGGAGGGTGTAATGTCACTTCCTATCAAGAATAAGTCTTTGTCTTTAAAATTGGCTACATTATTATTAATTTTGGCAATTTTAGTAAGTCCTATACCTTATTTAATTGGAATATTTGGTATATATTATTTAATTGGGATATTAGTTTGTGATTTATTATTTGTATTGGCAATATATCCAATAATAAAGTCCAAATTTGGTAAAAAAGATGTCGATGCCAAAAAAATTTCAAAAAATATTAAATTGACTATGAATTTAGTACTTTTAAGCTATATAATTGGTTCAATAGTCTAA
- a CDS encoding TIM barrel protein → MIKFGTAGIPIGATTTENSFEYLKKLNLDAMELEFVRSVHLKVEKAKYLSKLTEDISLSAHAPYYINLNAKEEEKVNSSIVRILKSCEVMDVFAKNITSKNKKMDSKIGIVYHPGFYLKQDKNEVYQKIKENTKRIIELKNKMDYDVILRPETTGKITQFGTVEELVNLSNELGNENILPCIDFSHIYARSLGKINNYDEFYKIIEYLDANIGKKCIKNMHMHVSGIDFGNSGEKKHYPLDNSSSKFNYKDLIKVLKDFEVSGTIICESPCLEHDALILKNYYENL, encoded by the coding sequence GTGATAAAATTTGGAACTGCAGGAATCCCAATAGGTGCCACTACCACGGAAAATTCTTTTGAATACTTAAAAAAACTAAATTTAGATGCTATGGAACTAGAATTTGTTAGAAGTGTGCATTTAAAAGTTGAAAAAGCTAAATACTTGAGTAAATTAACAGAAGACATTTCATTGAGTGCTCACGCCCCGTATTATATAAATTTAAACGCTAAAGAAGAAGAAAAAGTAAATTCAAGTATTGTAAGAATTTTAAAAAGTTGTGAAGTAATGGATGTATTTGCAAAAAATATCACTTCAAAAAATAAAAAGATGGATTCTAAAATTGGAATAGTTTATCATCCAGGATTTTATTTAAAACAAGACAAAAACGAAGTTTACCAAAAAATTAAAGAAAATACCAAAAGAATAATTGAATTAAAAAATAAAATGGACTACGATGTGATATTAAGACCCGAAACTACAGGTAAGATTACACAGTTTGGTACCGTTGAGGAGCTAGTTAACTTATCAAATGAATTGGGCAATGAAAATATACTACCTTGCATTGACTTTTCGCATATATATGCCCGTAGCTTAGGGAAAATAAACAATTACGATGAATTTTATAAAATTATTGAGTATTTGGATGCAAATATTGGAAAAAAATGTATAAAAAATATGCATATGCACGTTTCGGGTATTGACTTTGGAAATTCTGGGGAAAAAAAACACTACCCCCTAGATAATTCATCCTCAAAGTTTAATTATAAAGACTTAATAAAGGTTTTGAAGGATTTTGAAGTTTCTGGAACTATAATTTGTGAAAGTCCTTGTTTAGAACATGACGCTTTAATTTTAAAAAATTATTATGAAAATTTATAA
- a CDS encoding UPF0179 family protein: protein MTKITLIGNKLAVTDNEFVYMGPVAECDECKFKKMCHGNLEKGVKYKITEVRATTHPCSIHSEGVKVVEVIPSELNINIESKKALEGLTISHKDVSCDNVLCENYLYCKPQIESGKYKILSVLNTKVKCPLGNSLKRVLIKPIKEE, encoded by the coding sequence ATGACCAAAATAACATTAATAGGAAACAAATTAGCAGTAACAGACAATGAATTTGTATACATGGGCCCCGTGGCAGAGTGTGACGAATGTAAGTTTAAAAAAATGTGTCATGGAAATTTGGAAAAAGGAGTTAAATATAAAATAACGGAAGTTAGGGCTACAACGCATCCTTGTAGTATTCATTCCGAGGGTGTAAAAGTAGTTGAAGTAATACCTTCTGAATTAAACATTAATATAGAATCAAAAAAAGCATTGGAAGGTTTAACGATTTCCCATAAGGATGTATCTTGTGATAATGTATTGTGTGAAAATTACTTATATTGCAAGCCACAAATTGAAAGCGGAAAATATAAAATATTAAGTGTTTTAAACACTAAAGTAAAATGTCCTCTTGGAAATTCCTTAAAAAGAGTATTAATAAAGCCAATTAAGGAAGAATAA